The sequence CATCCTAAAGCGTCTATTTCAAAAATCAAATTATCGTTGTAACAGATATTATTTTCTAATATATTAGGACATTATTATTTGATGATAAGATTTagaaaggattaaaataaaagatgAGGAAACGTGTTTGCTGGTCTGCCAGAGCTTTAGCTTATTTTAATGAGCTTATGGCTTAAGCTTACTAAGTATAAGCTAATAAGCTCTAAAGTGTGTTTGATGGGCTTAAGAGTCTTCTTTGTAAAGAACAAGCCAATAAGCTTTAGCCCCAATTTTAGGGCTTACTGAGCTTATAATCTTAAGCCCATAAGCTATAAAAAATAAGCTAATCTAAACACCCCAACAGTtttgttattgtaattattatctCAATATTTGATGTGAATTTATTTTCTAAGTTGCGCAATATTCTTTTGAGATAGAAAGGTCTATTCGCATAACACCTGCGAGAGATTACTCCCAATAGTCCTTTTGGCGCGCATAATTCTACCAAGGACAATTACTGTAACATACTTAGAAGCCTAATTTATCTCTTCTCTATATACTTTAACAAAATTATCTCTTAGATTCGTTAACATCTAATTTTTGTTTATCTGCAGTCCCATATGTTCCTCCAACTGTAGTCATATAATGACTAGCAATAGTTCTATCTCAGTTATGATAATCTCTTTAACTGGTATTCCAAGAAAAGGTTTAGCATTATTTtccaatttttataattattccgtGTCAGTTGATTGGTAAAAGTCAAACTGACTTTACCATGTTATATTACCAGTTGAATTATATGCTCAAAAACCATAAGTTGACATCAAATATGAACATGGAAACTAAAAATATTTAACACACGAAAAATACCTGGAGAGTTAAAGCACTTGTATGCTTGGTAACCAAGAAATTTGTCAAATTGACGAGATACGCTAGAGCAGAATTGAACAGCAAATACCAAACAATGCTGACATCTTTTCTGGCAAGAGCTATCGTTATCCCAACCACATTATCTTCCATTAATAACGTTGCAGGAAGCAATATCACAACAGCTACGGGTGCCATGTACAGCAAAAGATTCATCGAATTCAGCTTTTCTCtggtaatatatataaaatcgATGCACTATGTTGTTAATCGGATAATCGATTCCATTAATTAAATTCCAAAGATCAACAAGAGGATGAAATTTACCCTTCTGAAGATAGCAAAATCCCTTGAAGCACCGACTTTAACGCTCTTGCAGCTGTAGCACCAAGACACATAATAAAACCAAATATATGGAAACTTGGTTCACCCTGCAACAATACAATATATACAGATTTAGTATTCATATAGCCAAAAAAAGGCTCGTATTCGAAGAAGAAAGATCCCATAAAGAGTATTTGTTACAAATCATGACTATTGAATTATAATCAGTTATTTGCATTCAAGTAAAACTCAGGGCTGTTAACAAAGTATTCATTTCTTTAGGTACATTCAATTCAAGCTAAGCACAAACATATGAATCAAATACTGAACAAACAAACAAATTCAAGGAATTTTACCCCACTAGCAATGATAACACCAGTAACAACAGGAACAAGAGTGAAATAAGTCAACCAAGCTTCCCTTTTTCGAGTCATCAAATACGCAAACACCGCAGTGAAAAACGGCGTCGTTGCACCAACTGCTTGAGTAAAAGAAACAGGCAAATACCTCAAAGAAACATTACCACTAACAACAGAAGCACAAAAAACTAAACTAAGAGCAGAGATCTTGAAAAACTGAACCCTAGACCTAACAGATTGTAAAGGaacagttttaaaccaaacaatagCAATGTAACTGAGTAAAGAACAAGCAGTCATATGGCACATGGTTAAAAAAATCGGGTACTTGAATCCGTAATTGGATAACAAGTATTTGTTGAGTATGAGTACTCCAATGTTTGATGTGTACCATGATAACACCAGACCGACTGTGTACCACTGGGTGACTCCTTTCATTGAAAGTTGATTTTAGGGTTTACATGGGATTTGGGGAATTGATTGAGATCTGAGTACGGAAGGAATTGGTAGATGAGTGGATCTGAaagtttgatattaatattattaataaattgaattgattgattgattgattgaattGAAAGTCAATATGTGTTTCAGATTGAGCGAGGGTGACGTGGCGACGATAAGAAACGATGAGTATTTGGAGCAGCAATTGCAATTGCAGTTGCAGAGAGAATGAAACGAGATGAAAATAATACCTTCTCTTCCAATTCCATTCTACAGctgtattaatatatatagatatagatatagatataatataatatagatatatagacaTAATagagatagagatatagaatagatAGATTTACCAAGGAAATGGTTTTTAGGTTAACATAGAATTTTGTAATGTcgagaaaaaaataaaattaacCACACTATAAGACTATTTGTAAGGTTGTGGCGTTGTGCCACactatggatgatgatgaagacggTGATGCGATACAATTGTCGTTTAAAGATGTTCAAGTGAATGGTCTTGTCAATGGTCGTACGTGAGTTAGGGATCGGGGTGACTGATAGGAAAATGATGTTTTTTTGATGAGCTAAAAAAACACGGGTTCAACCCTACTCTATCCGGCACTATCTCCGGTGTCTGGACCGGGAGCGGTTCGACCTTCTCGTTTAATGTTGGAGCGAGCATCGGCGTGGATACCACCAACAACGGGGATGAGGTTTCCTTGTCACGTCCCATCATTTGAAATGTGGATGACGTGATCGGTTAGTGGGTCTTGGCTTTGCTTGCTAGTTGGTAATATTTCACTTTGTTAGATTGTTCGTTTTTACCCATGTATTTTAGTTTGCAGGCCATGGTTGGATGTTGGATGTTGGCTCTCGGGGGGTTCGGGTTTAGTTAGTTTCTAGTCGGTTTAAGTCGTTAGGTCTAGTTTACTGCTTTCGAGTCATGTCCGTGTTTGCTTCATGTATCTTgtatcttatttttttttctttttcgggaAAAAATTTTGTTATAAAGTTTTcgttttttgttaaaaaaaaaataacaaataagAATAAAAGCTTTATTGCGTATTTATTTGAAATTATACCCCTTAAGACCACCATTATCGCGGCGTCAGAAGGGTCCCATCAGACATGCTGGACAGATTTGACGCCATTAACGGAGCATCAAGGCTAACGGATTTGGGGTGTCAGTCACCCATCCGATGGGAAGAAAATGTTAAATGAGGTGTCGCGATGTGATTGGTCCCCAAATTTGAGTCGTTGGGCAACGGCTAGGAGgccttttttctttaaaaaaaaaaaagaaattttcaAACTTTTATATTTTATCTATTTAAACACACTACCCACTTTCATTTTCACATACCAAAACACTATTTTTTTTCCTCTCATTATTACACTATCAATCctaatttttttaaataattatgGCATCCTATTTACTTAATTCCGACTCCGATTTAGAAGACGAGCGGATTATTGCACTGATTCAAGAATTAGAAGTTGAAGATTCTGAAGTCGTTTCCGAGTGTGTTCCAAAAAACCGAATTTATATTCCAGGAGATCGTGAGAAAGCCTCACAAGACTTATGAAATGTTTATTTTTGTGAGACGCACGTGTATCCACAACATATATTTAAAAGGCGTTTACGTATGCGGATTCAAAAATGTACTTCGGCTCTATGCCAATTGGCGTATGAAACCGTCCCCGATATGTTTGACAAATATTTAAAAATCAGTGAGTCCTTCTCGATACTTTGTTTAGACAACTTTTGTAAATGTATTATCACTTTATACAAAACGCACTACATGAGAACTCCTAACGCATATGATGTTGCACAATTATGTAGAAAACATGAGGAGAAACATGGTTTTAAAGGACACCACTAAAATTAAagataggaccccatatatttttaaaatctaTAGTTTTGTTGAAGTAAATAGCTATATTTTTGGAAAATTTTTACAAAGTATCATTCGGATTCTAGAGGACCCCATTGAATTCTGTTACTAGAATTGCCACTGGGTGGTTTAGTTCCTCttgggtgatcccaaactgatgtccaTAAAAAAATATGACATTGTCACGTCACTGGcagattttaatttttagtcaaaaaGTGCACCATTTTCTTGTGACGTCACTAGCGGGATTAATGGTGGTCTATTACGAAGTATTTGAAATAGTTTAGGGACTGAAATTTGACATAAAAATTCGAACGAGGGTTAATGAGGGTCAAAATATGACATTATCACGTCACATGCATATTTTACTTTTTGATCAAATAAGAAGTATGGGTGGTCTAATAAGAAGTATTTGAAATAGTTTAGGGACTAAAGTTGTTCAATATTTaaataaaaaattattcattttttttttttttttttttttggggataAGCAGCATTGCAAATGAAGGCTTGAGTGTTTACTTTCGTCGTTAATAACAAGGCGGCAGCAAAGATTTCATCGATCACCCCTTCTAAAAATCGAACAATCAATCATATTTTCTTGAAATCCCGATAAATTATTCCCATTTTGAAACCCTAATATTTGATCTTGTTAAACACAAATAGATATACTTCAAATGGAGTCTTGTATCAAGATTTCACCATCAATCAACTTATCTGTTCATGCTCCTTCCAGAAATATTATAAGGAAATTGTATTGCTTTGGTGATAAAACGACAAAACAGGGttcatttttgaagattaaagcgaATTCAGACAATGGTGCAGCTAATTCATCTGCTTCACAGCTTGTTAGTGTTCTTTTCTTTGTTGATCTTCTGAAATTTTGAATCTTTAACTATTCTGTAGAGATATTTAAGTACTTTCTTATTGCCATGAATAGttaaattgtgtatatatatgtatattgtattgtATCTATTGTTTGAAGTAACTTGCTTATTGCTTATTGTCATTGTTTGTTTGGAATCCTTGTTATAATCTGATTGAATaacttttacctaatttgattaaaGGGTCAATAAGTAGTTGAAATCTGGTCATTGATGTGATTGCCAAAGTTTCATTAGCAGGATGAAATTTATGAGTGACCTTAATTTAACGCAGCTTTACACGTACACTAACCTGATGTAATCTAATTTTGCAGTCTGCAACGAGTGCAGTAGGGGATATGCACAGAAAATTAAGCAGTCTTGAGTCCCTTTTTTGCTACGATAAGGCTGTTCCCGAGGAGATAATCGAGGAACCAGTTGGGTTGTCGTTAGGTGAAAAGAACATTGGAAATAAGACACGTTGTCCTGGTTGTGAAGCTAAGGGTGCTATTCTTTGTGCCACTTGCTCTGGATCGGGGTTGTATGTTGACTCGATATTGGAGAGTCAAGGTATCATAGTCAAAGTCAGATGCCTAGGTAAATTCTTTTTTTACTTGTATCCTAGTTTTGAGTAAAACTATGATGAAGAttttttacttgcatgttttctgtAAGTTGTGACTACTATACtagcagtggcggaacttgaatgtGAATTTTAGGAGTGctgaaatttatatatacatattttcaaTGAAAACATTGGTCCTAATTGTAGATCAATAAAGTTAATTTCTTGATCTAATGATACTTAtttagttaaaaattgatttcagtTGAAAAATCGAAAGATATGGAAAAGATAAGTAAATTCTTGATAAATTTAAATTGTGCGAACCTTCACCATATTAGTCATATCTCCCTCATACGGACTCCAATTTAGGTGATTTAAAAGCCCAAATTTTCATAACTCAAAAGGCTACAAAATCTATTACTTACTCAAAATTAAGTAGGGGCGGTTGCCCCTCCTTGCCCTTTAAAACATCTGCCCCTGTATACTAGGCATGGATAAGGAATAGTAGGATCGGTTTCATTTTCTTTCTCATGGTAGACTCTTCATATGGTTGTCCTTAGGACTAGAACATGGATATTTTCCCCTAAAACCATATTAGGCAGCTCGTAATTCACCAATCTGGTAATTTTCCTCTGGAATTGCCTCTAACTTTGGCGGAGGAAACATA comes from Rutidosis leptorrhynchoides isolate AG116_Rl617_1_P2 chromosome 4, CSIRO_AGI_Rlap_v1, whole genome shotgun sequence and encodes:
- the LOC139840117 gene encoding probable sugar phosphate/phosphate translocator At5g05820, encoding MKGVTQWYTVGLVLSWYTSNIGVLILNKYLLSNYGFKYPIFLTMCHMTACSLLSYIAIVWFKTVPLQSVRSRVQFFKISALSLVFCASVVSGNVSLRYLPVSFTQAVGATTPFFTAVFAYLMTRKREAWLTYFTLVPVVTGVIIASGGEPSFHIFGFIMCLGATAARALKSVLQGILLSSEGEKLNSMNLLLYMAPVAVVILLPATLLMEDNVVGITIALARKDVSIVWYLLFNSALAYLVNLTNFLVTKHTSALTLQVLGNAKGAVAVVISILIFKNPVSVMGMLGYVLTVFGVILYSEAKKRTK
- the LOC139844470 gene encoding uncharacterized protein; protein product: MESCIKISPSINLSVHAPSRNIIRKLYCFGDKTTKQGSFLKIKANSDNGAANSSASQLSATSAVGDMHRKLSSLESLFCYDKAVPEEIIEEPVGLSLGEKNIGNKTRCPGCEAKGAILCATCSGSGLYVDSILESQGIIVKVRCLGCGGTGNIMCSECGGRGHSVVA